The segment TAACTCCTTCTTCTTCTGCCTCCTTAACTTCAACTTCCTCTGCTGGCATTTCTACTTTTGTCCTTCTATATAAAGCATATACTTTCTTCGCTCCAAGTCTTATAGCAGTTCTACATGCATCTATTGCAGTATTTCCTCCACCAACTACTGCTATTCTATCTCCAGTTTTAATAGGTTCATTTACAGCAAATTTAGTTAAAAAATTTATTCCACCAATAACTCCTTCTAAATCTTCTCCCGGACAATTTAAACTTGAACTCCTCCATGCTCCTATTGAAATATATACAGCATCAAACTGTTCTCTTATATGACTTAATTTAACATCTCTACCTATTCTTATGTTAGTGAGCATCTTAACTCCCATTTTTTCAATAATTTTTATTTCTTTATTGAGAATTTCTTTAGGAAGTCGATATTGAGGAATACCATATCTTAACATTCCTCCCATCTCAGGCATCGCTTCATAAATTACTACCCTATGACCTTCCTTTGCCAAATAGTATGCAGCTGTAAGTCCACTAGGCCCGCCACCTATAACTGCAACTCTCTTTCCTGTAGCTGGCTTAATTTCTGGAATAAATACATCTTCATCTTTTAAATCCATATCTGCAACAAACCTCTTTAACCATGCTATAGCAACAGGTTCTTCTACTAATCTCCTTCTACATGCATCTTCACAAGGATGAGGACATATTCTTCCTATACTAGCAGGAAGAGGTATTTGTTCCTTTATAAGCTTTAAAGCTTCCTTATATTGTCCATTTGCAATAAGTCCCACATATCCCTGACAATCCGTATTTGCAGGACATGCTAACATACATGGTGGTCTACAATCTCCAACATGGTCAGATAAAAGAAGTTCTAAAGCTATTTTTCTTGAACTTTTAACTCTTTCTGTATTTGTTTCAATAACCATACCTTCTTTTACTTCAGTAGAACATGCCCTTAAAAGCTTTGAAACACCTTCAACTTCAACTACACAAAGCCCACATCCTCCATACTGTTTTACTCTTTCATCATGACAAAGAGTAGGTATTTCTATGCCATTTTCCCTTGCAACTTCTAATATCGTTTGTCCTTTTCTCCCCACTACCTCTTTTCCATTTATATTTAGTCTGACCTCAAACATGAAAATTCCTCCTATTTCAAATTAATCAACTACTATTGCATTGAATTTACAAACCTCTTTACATTGACCGCATTTTATACATTTTTCTATATCAATTTTATGAGGTTTTTTCTTTTCTCCTTCAATAGCTCCTACCGGACAAGTTTTAGCACATAATCCACAGCCTACACATTTATCTTTTAAAATATTATAATTTAAAAGGTTTACACATTTTTTAGCAGGACATTTTTTGTCATAGATATGCTTTTCATATTCATCTCTAAAATACCTTATAGTACTTAATACCGGATTAGGTGCAGTTTGTCCAAGTCCACACAAAGAGCCTTCTTTTATTTTAGTTCCCAACTCCTCTAAAAGCTCTATATCTCCCGGTTTTCCATTACCTTCACAAATACGTGAAAGTATTTCTAACATTCTCTTTGTACCTATTCGACAATGTATACATTTACCACAAGATTCTTTACGAGTAAATTCCAAGAAAAATCTCGCCATATCTACCATACATGTAGTTTCATCCATTACTACCATTCCGCCAGAACCCATTATAGCTCCTGTCTTATTTATAGATTCATAATCAATTGGTGTATCTATAAGATGGCTTGGTATACATCCACCAGATGGTCCACCCATCTGAACTGCTTTAAAATCCTTACCATCTACTATTCCTCCGCCTATATCATAAATAATTTCTTTAATACTCATTCCCATAGGGACTTCAACTAATCCACTATTTCTAATTTTTCCTGTAATTGCAAATACCTTTGTTCCTTTGCTTCCTTCTGTTCCCATAGAAGCAAAAGCTTTTCCTCCATGAATAAATATCCAAGGAATATTTGCAAATGTTTCAACATTGTTTATATTACTTGGTTTTTGCCAATATCCTCTTTGTGCTGGAAATGGTGGTTTTAATCTTGGCATGCCTCTTTCTCCTTCAAGTGAGGCAATAAGTGCAGTTTCTTCACCACATACAAATGCTCCTGCTCCAGCTTTAATTCTCAAATCAAAATCAAATCCCTTACCTAAAATATTTTTACCTAAAAAACCTCTTTCTCTAGCTTGACTAATTGCCTTTTC is part of the Caminicella sporogenes DSM 14501 genome and harbors:
- a CDS encoding NADH-quinone oxidoreductase subunit NuoF translates to MKVIIGKGSCGIAAGANEVHDAIVNEVSKLGVKVDVSITGCIGMCYLEPIVDIIDDKGIKTTYVNVKPEMVKEIIESHIKKNKKVSKYMISKQDKTILERQKRIALRNCGLINPESIDDYIERDGYKAIEKCLKEMNFNDVIQEVKISGLRGRGGAGFPTWFKWDATRKATNYPKYIICNADEGDPGAFMDRSILEGDPHSVIEGMLIGAYAIGASEGVIYVRAEYPLAIKRLEKAISQARERGFLGKNILGKGFDFDLRIKAGAGAFVCGEETALIASLEGERGMPRLKPPFPAQRGYWQKPSNINNVETFANIPWIFIHGGKAFASMGTEGSKGTKVFAITGKIRNSGLVEVPMGMSIKEIIYDIGGGIVDGKDFKAVQMGGPSGGCIPSHLIDTPIDYESINKTGAIMGSGGMVVMDETTCMVDMARFFLEFTRKESCGKCIHCRIGTKRMLEILSRICEGNGKPGDIELLEELGTKIKEGSLCGLGQTAPNPVLSTIRYFRDEYEKHIYDKKCPAKKCVNLLNYNILKDKCVGCGLCAKTCPVGAIEGEKKKPHKIDIEKCIKCGQCKEVCKFNAIVVD